In Merismopedia glauca CCAP 1448/3, the sequence CATGGACGAGCGAACCCTTGCCGAATACAAGGGTTCCATGCAGCAGGGATGCTTCTTTCCTCCCGTAGTTGTTTTCTTCGACGGACATTCCTATTGGCTGGCTGACGGCTTCCATAGAGTTGCTGCCGCATCGAGGTCTGGGTTTCGAGAAATAGAAGTCGAACTAAAGCTGGGCACTGCTAGAGATGCCATGCTGTATGCCGTAGGTAGCAATGCAACTCATGGATTGAAGCGCAGTCCTGCCGATAAGCGCCGCGCCATCTCTTTGTTGCTCGAAGATACCGAATGGAGCCAGTGGAGCGACAGAGCGATCGCTAAAGCCTCCAATACCAGTCACACATTTGTTGCCAAAGTGCGCGCCTCTTTAACTGGCAACAAATCCAGTGAGAGGATATATCGAACCCGTCACGGTACTACAGCAGTGATGGATGTATCCAACATCGGCGCTAAACCTCCTTCGCCTCCAGGCTGGCTCGGATTGAAGCCAGGGTTAGCAAAGATTCGGTGGGCAATATTGAGAGCTTCTGCTAGCGGCGATCCTTATGTTGAAGATTACGGAGAAATCCGCACCCCTAGTAGGGTTTCAGTGCCCGAAAGATTGGGAGAACTAGAGCGGGATTTAGTCAGTTTGCTCAAGCAATTTCGTCCCACAGTCGTAGCTATTGAAATTCCCCAGAACCACCCCGATTACCCGCCGCAGACCAAAACCCTAGAAGCGATTGGAGTAATTGAATTGGTTTGCTATCGGGAATTGGCGATCATACCGTTACGCTTGTCTCGGCACGATTGGCGCTCTCATTTGGTAGATGGGAGGGCTGATAGTGAGGAGGTGACAGAGGCTATTGCCATGACCTTCGATTTGCCATTAAGTGCGTCAAATCTGGATGCAGTGGGGATTGCATATGGGGCATTTTGCCAGTGAGTCCTGAGCGATCTGGTG encodes:
- a CDS encoding crossover junction endodeoxyribonuclease RuvC, which gives rise to MRLPLTQIRTDGQTNARAGMDERTLAEYKGSMQQGCFFPPVVVFFDGHSYWLADGFHRVAAASRSGFREIEVELKLGTARDAMLYAVGSNATHGLKRSPADKRRAISLLLEDTEWSQWSDRAIAKASNTSHTFVAKVRASLTGNKSSERIYRTRHGTTAVMDVSNIGAKPPSPPGWLGLKPGLAKIRWAILRASASGDPYVEDYGEIRTPSRVSVPERLGELERDLVSLLKQFRPTVVAIEIPQNHPDYPPQTKTLEAIGVIELVCYRELAIIPLRLSRHDWRSHLVDGRADSEEVTEAIAMTFDLPLSASNLDAVGIAYGAFCQ